In Candidatus Obscuribacterales bacterium, the sequence GTTACGCCGCCGCGCTGGTGAACTATCGGATGTTAGCCAACACGGTCTGGTCCACTCAAGAGGTGCTACAGGTGCTAGAGCAATGCCTGCTCAGCCTGCAGCCTGTATAAAGAGTTAGCTGAGCGATCGCAATTTGGGTTCTGTGCTGCGATCGCTCGGCTACTTCCACCCGTCTCACCACAACTTGCCCTTTATCCACACAAGGAATTTTAATCATGGCGCTTACTCAAGGCACCCATCACATCGGTCTGACCGTTCCCGACATCAACGCCACCCGTGATTTTTTCGTGAATGTCTTGGAATTCAAACAAGTTGGTGAAGTGCCCGACTATCCCGCTTATTTTCTGTCGGATGGCACCAGCTTATTGACCCTATGGCAGGCCGTAGAACCGGATCAGGCCATTCCCTTTAACCGCAAAACCAATATCGGCCTGCATCACTTTGCATTCAAAGTAGACGGCGTTGAAACCCTGAAAGCTATCTACGAAAAGCTCAAAGCCGCTGAAGGTGTCGAGATTGAGTTTGCGCCGGAACTGTTAGGCAATGGCCC encodes:
- a CDS encoding VOC family protein, whose protein sequence is MALTQGTHHIGLTVPDINATRDFFVNVLEFKQVGEVPDYPAYFLSDGTSLLTLWQAVEPDQAIPFNRKTNIGLHHFAFKVDGVETLKAIYEKLKAAEGVEIEFAPELLGNGPTQHMMFSIPGGIRMELTAPAR